Sequence from the Herpetosiphon gulosus genome:
CTGCTTGCTATACTCAAAGTATCTCGTTCTCGTCAACGAATCATTCGGCAAGGAGTCGCGCTCGAAGCGCTCTGCTAGAGGAGTCACATTGTGGAACACCGTTTTCGACCAAAACTACTATTCGTATCTTTGTTGGGATTAGGCTTGTTTGCCTTATTGCCTCAACAACCAAGTCGGGCATCCAGTCCAGTCCAGTCCAGTCCAGTCCAGTCCAGTCCAGTCCAGTCCAATTCAACCCCTATCCAACCCCAATGGCTGAACCAATTCTAGAGCCAATTCAGGGGATGACGGCCATTCCGGTCAGTACCGATGCGATCTTGCCAGAAGATCTGGATCAACTTTATAGTATTGTTGGCGAATATAGTGGGCAAACCTATAGCTTTCTTCATTCGCTTGATGCCCAATTGAATGTCCGCACTGATTGGTTTGATAGCAATCAGCAGCCCATTTCGTACACAACCTTCTTAGAACAAGAACGTGCTGCCTATTGGGCCAGTTATGGTAATTTTGATCAAGAACTGGTTGCTGAACTGGCGTTGAAGCAAGCCAACGATTATATGCCTGTGATGCTTTGGCTCAGTGATGAAACCGCCAATAAACAATCGGTCATCACCACCCTCAATAGTCTGACCAGTCAACCCTATCAATTTACCCAAGGGCAGGTTGCCCCAACCTTGTACTCTGCGTTGCGTAAAGCCGATCTCCAGGCATTGCAATGGGAACCAAGCATCGATCGTATCTATCCCTCGCGCTCATTTGATCCACAGCCCGAGCCGTTGGAAAGTAATGCGATCCAATCGCCACTGATTCATAGCGCCCTGCAAACGGAATACATTCCAGCATTCTGGCAAGATGAGAACTATGGAGGAGGGCAGAAACTAGCAGTGATCGAACCAGGCAAAGTCCGCCCCTTATATGTTGATGTGGTTGCCAGCCAAGCCTCATGTACGAATTATCCTTTTGACCCGCATGCGACAGCCGTTGCCAATGTGATGGCCAGCAGTGGTGTGCTCCTTGGGGTTGCTTCATCTGCCAAGATTATATCTAGCTGTATTAGTGGTGATGGGCAATTAGAGGAGGCCTTGCATTGGGCCGATATACAAGGCGCAGATGTTACCAATATCAGCCTTGCCTTGGAAGGATCTTCCCAATTAGGCGGCCCAGATCGGGTTGTTGATTACTTTATCCGCAGCCGTCATCGATTAGCTGTGGTTGCATCAGGAAATGAAGGAGGATTCGTCGCCACACCTGCCAAAGCATGGAATGCCTTATCAGTTGGCGGCTTTGAGGATATGAACACCATCAAATGGTCTGGTGATGAAATGCTTGATGTTTATTCCACTGATATGACAGACCATTTTGTTTCCGCATGGCAGAATCCATCGAATCAAGCAGGAGCCTGGGAAAAACCTGAGGTAACAGCGGTAGGCCTCTTAGAAATGTATGGGTATGGGGCGAATAATACTGAGATCAAATCGTGGGTAGGCACAAGTGTCGCTGCTCCACAAGTAGTTGGATTAGTTGGGCTACTTTTGAATGTTGATCCTACCTTAGTTAGCTGGCCCGAGGCCATGAAGGCGATCATTATGGCTTCATCAGTCCATAATATTGTTGGCCCTCTCTCAATTACGCCCAATGCAGGCGACTTGCGTGATGGGGCTGGGGCGATTGTGGGAACTTTAGCTCGCGATATTGCCAGCAGCCGTAGTTTGAGCAATTGGACAAGTTGCACCTTTTCATGTTGGGGGGTAATCGAACTCACTGATGAGCAATTTCCAGTCGGCGCATCGATTGGCGGTAAAATCTGGGCCGCCGCAGGCGAACGGGTGCGGGTGGTAGTCGCTTGGCCTGCCCGCGCGACGGCATACTATCATTTTGGCATGGAAACGAATTTAAATTTATCGATCCTAAGTCCAAGTAACCAACTGGTAACAAGTTCAAATCGCGTCAATAGTAGCGTTGAGATGGTCGATTTCATTGCACCCGTCAGTGGCAGTTATTCGATTAACGTGGTCAATGCGGCAAGCCCAGAAACCGAGCATCGGATCGGGCTTGCCGCCCTTGTTTATAATCAAAGCTTGTTACTCGAAATTGACAACAACCTTTTTATCCCCATCGCCCAAGCTAATTAATAATGGAGCAATGGATCATGCGAACGATATTCACGCTACTACTATTCATTTTGTTAGCGGGATGTAGCAGCCAACAGCCAGCCCAAACCTTGCCATTTACGCGGCTTGCAGATCTCGATGATAAGCATGCAGGATTTGATGATTATCCCTACGCTGAAGCAGTCTTAAATCTCCGCATGACCCAAACTGCTGGCCAGCAAACAATCTTACTTGAAGAACTTCCGAAGCAGCAAGATCCCTTTGTTGATCGGCAAGCAATCCAAGCTATTGATACAAAAACAACGCTTATCCTTACGGTTTTTACTTTACGGTATATTAAACGTGGGCATTGGGTCACGATCAATGAAGTCCAGCGCGACCAACAAACCCTCACAATCAAGGTTGAGTATCATACCCCTGAACCAGGTCAATACCTTACTGGGGGGGCAACAGTCATGTCAATTAGTAGTATTGCGATTGATCGGGCGCTGCTACCGCCAACTGATAGCTTAATGACGATTCGGGTTGTTGATCAACACCAAACCGAGTGGATTCGACAGGTCTATGAGTTAAAGCCAATCATTGAGTAGGGGCTTAATCTCAGCTTTTGCTCCACCTTAATCATAGCTGGTTAAGGTGGAGCAAAAGTTCTAGCGCTCTTGCAAACTTTGCAGCAATTCATTGTGCACGCTTGGCTCGGTCTCAGTTTGCAGGGCTTGTTGTAATAAACTCGTGGCTGAATCATCGAAATTACGGCCAACCGCCCACGCGGCATGCTCACGCACAAGGCTGCTGGCATCGTCCAACAAGGGCGCTAGCAAGGGCAAAATCTTGGGGTCGCGCCAGTTGCCCGCCGCCACACAGGCGTTGCGCACCAAGCGATCACGCTTGAGCCGACTAATCGCGGCCTCGCCATAGCGCTCGCCAAAACTGGCCGCATCCAAGGTCAACAAGCTGACCAAGGGCGGAGCCGCTCGATCATGATCAATTGGAAAGAAGGCGCTTTCTTGGCTTTGCACACCAAAACGCTGCCACGGGCACACATCCTGACAGACATCACAGCCGACAATCCAATTGGCCATTTGCGGGCGCAGCTCACGCGGAATTGAGCCTTTGTATTCAATCGTCAGGTAGGAGATGCAGCGCCGAGCATCGAGCACATGCGGTTTGGGGAAGGCTTGAGTTGGGCAGGCTTGCAAACAGCGGCTACACGAGCCACACATCGTCGCCGGGGCAGGCTGATCATAAGCCTCAAATTCGTAGGTCGTCAGAATTTCGCCCAAGAAGAAAAACGAGCCACGCTGTGGGCTAATCAGCATGGTGTTTTTGCCGATAAAGCCTAAGCCAGCCTGCTGGGCATGCGAACGCTCTAAAATCGCTCCAGTATCGACATAGACCCGCTGTTGAACTGGCTCGGCAATTTGGGCTTGTAGCCAATTCGCCAGTTCTTGCAAGCGTGGAGTCATTAGATCATGGTAATCGATACCCCAGGCATAGGCTGCAATTCGCCCACGGCTGGGATCGTTCAGCAAACTAGCGGGGATCGGCTGAGTGCGATAATCCAGCGCCACGATAATCAACGAACGCACATTCGGCACGATCACATTCAAATCTTGACGACGCGCTTGGCGATCAGGCCGTGCCAAATAGCCCATCTCGCCATACATTCCGGCCTCAACCCATGCTTGGTAGGCATCTAAGGTGGGCGATGGCGTAGCAGGCGTAATGCCGACCAGATTAAAGCCTAATTGAGCCGCCTGTGCTCGAACTGCCGCAGCAAGATTGTTCGTCATAACTCACTTAAATCATCGGCGCTAGGAGTTTGTTCGCGTAAACGCCGCACCTCTTGGCGCAACAAATCAATTGAGGCTAAAGTACCATCACTCGCCTGAAAAAACCAATGTTCCCAGCCATTACAACTCGGTTGGCCGGTCAAAATTGTGCCAAGCTTGTGAATTGAGCCGCGCGTACCATCGGCCATGCGCAGCGAAGCATCGGCCAACAGCGTGGCAACCAAGTTTGGATCACGGTTGAACCACAATTGCTGGCCCGCATGCAACAAGCCATGTTCCAACAAATTACCAAACGGAATCCGTGGAATCCGCCGTTTGTTGCTCGGTAAGGCTTGTAAAGCATCGGTACTGCTAGGCGGCTCAATCGCGGCAATCCGGCCTCGCGCAGCCTCAACATAGCTGGGATCACGCTCGATCCCAATGTAGTGACGCGCCAAACGTTTGGCCACCGCGCCAGTTGTGCCAGTACCAAAAAATGGATCAAGCACCACATCGCCGACATTCGAGCTTGCCAACAGCACTCGATAAAGCAAGGCTTCAGGTTTTTGGGTGCTATGTACTTTGTTGCCGTTGATTCGCAGGCGCTCGTTGCCAGTACACAGCGGAAATTCCCAATCGCTGCGCATTTGTTTATCGTCGTTCAAATGGCGCAGCGCATGATAATTAAAGGTATATTTCTGGCCCGGCAATTTAGCACACCAAATTAATGTCTCATGAGCATTAGTTAAGCGTACACCACGAAAATTTGGCATTGGATTACGCTTAATCCAAACAATATCGTTTAAAATCCAAAAACCAAGGTCTTGCAAAATTGTACCAACCCGATAGATATTGTGATAACTACCAATTACCCACATTGTGCCATTATCTTTTAAGACGCGCTGACATGCTTGCAACCAAGTGCGAGTAAACGCATCGTAGGCAGCAAAATCCCGAAACGAATCCCAATCATCATCAACTGCATCAACATGGGTCATGTTGGGTCGCAATAAATCGCCACGCAATTGCAAGTTATAGGGCGGGTCAGCGAAAATGAGGTCAACGCTGGCTGGTGGCAGTAATGGAAGAACATCACGACAATCACCTAAAAGGATTTGATCGTGGTTCAAGGCTAAATCGGCCATAAGCAGTCCCCATGCGTGATAGTAAGATTGTATCCTACCAAAGAATCAATGCATGTGGAATATGCTAAATCGTTAGCATGGGCCTAATTCAGGTGTGAACAACGATTGTACCTAGTTAGTCGGCAACTTTGCGTTGAAACAAGCCAGCTAAAGCATTTTTGCGCGGCGCAAGCACTAATACCAGCAAAAAGATCGCTGTATGAGCCAAAACAATCGATGAGCCAGTTGGTACGCCGTCGATATAGGCCGAAACGTAAATCCCAATCGTTGCCGCAATTAGGCCTTGCACCGAACCCCAAACGATCATCGACCAAAAGCGTCGCACCACCAACGAAGCAGTTGCCGCAGGCGTAACCAACATCGCCACCACCAGCACAATCCCAATGCTTTGAATCGCCACCACCACCGTGATCGCCATAATGCTGAGCAGCAAATAGTGCAAAAATCCTACTGGCAAGCCTTGGGCCGCCGCAGCCGTTTGATCAAAGGTCATTAGCACTAATTCTTTGTAGAGCGCGGCAATCACCACCAGGATTAATCCGCCAACTCCAACAATCGTCCAGAGATCGCTCTGGCGCACCGCCAGAATATCGCCAAGCAGCAAGCCAAATAGCTCTTTGTTGTAGCCACGATCACGCGAGAGCAGGAAAATGCCCAAGGCAAACATGCCAGCAAACAATACTCCGATGGCGGTATCAAGGCTGACTTTGGAGCGACGAGTAATCCAACCAACACCTAAAGCGGTAGCCACCCCAAAAATCGCCCCGCCCAGCGCAATGTTCCAGCCGAGCATCGAGGCAATTACCACCCCAGGAAATGAGGCATGAGCCAAGGCATCACCAATAAACGATAAATCTTGGAGTACCACAAATGCGCCGACCACCGAACACAGAATTCCAATCAGGATGGCGGCAAGCAGGGCGCGTTGAGTCGGCGCAAATTGTAAGGGAACCACGAGACAGTTCCAAAAATCGGTACATTTCATGGATTGGGAACCTTTTATAGCTGGCAGGGGCCAGGGGTCAGGGGCTAGGGATCAGGTTTACTCTAATTTACATTATTAGCAGTATTACTATCAGTCAAAGCCTGTTTTTCGGTGCAATTGCCATGGTTGCAATCGAGAATGATGCGCTCAGCGCTTGGCACTAAAACCAACGAACGACCAAAGGTGGCTTCAACCACTTCGCGAGTCATAACGGCGGTCGGCGGGCCATAGGCAATCAGGCGTTGGTTCAAGCAAAGCAACGCATCAAAATGATGTTCAAGATGTTGCAAATGGTGGGTCGTGACTAAAAGCGTGCGGCCTGCACTGCTCAGATCGCGCAGCAGATGCAAAATGACCTCTTGAGTTGGTACATCAACGCCGCTGATTGGCTCATCAAGCAGCAAAACATCGGGTTCTTGGGCCAATGCTCGCGCTAAAAAGACCCGCTGTTGCTGACCACCAGAAAGATCAGCGATTGAGCGTTCGGCAAAATCTTGCATATTGACTTGTTCGAGCGCAGCATCGGCGAGGGCATAATCGGCTTTTTTCGGGCGACGCAGCCAACCAAGCTGGCCATAACGCCCCATCAGCACAACATCGCGTACACTGGCCGGAAAGCGCCAATTGACCGCGCTAATTTGCGGGACATAGGCCACTTTGCGCGAACGCTTGGCCAAGGCTTGACCAGCCACCAAAATTTGGCCTGTTGAAGGAATTAGGCCTAAAATTGCTTTGATCAATGAGGTTTTGCCAGCCCCGTTGGGGCCGATAATCCCAATTAATTGGCTAGATTGGGCCTGAAACGAAACATCGCTAAGCACTGTGCGTTGATCATACCGAATAGTAAGTTGACGAACTTCAAGCGCTGGAGCCAGACTGGTGGTCGATTGAAGCCGAATATGCGCTTGGGAAGCAACCGCTGCCATAGAAAAATCCTTCGTTAACGCAAGAAGCTATAGGTAACAGCCGCTGCTGTTCCTATAGCTACTGCCGTACATCACGTGTGCGTTATTTGAGCGCAGCAACAATAGTATTCATATTGTACCGCATCATGTCGATATAGGAAGTTGCAGTATCGCTGCCTAAAGTGTCGGTATACAACACCGCAATTGTCTCAATCCCAGCTTCATCAGCCAGTAATTGGGCAGTTTTTTGGTTGAACTGCGATTCAGAGAAAATTGCCGGCACACCACTGGCCTTGACGCTCTCGACTAAGGCTGCTAAATCGCCAGCCGAAAGCTCAGCTTCGGGGTTTTCCAACAATACCCCAGCAACCTCAAAGCCATAGTGATGGGCAAAATAAGGAAAAGCATCGTGGTTGGTCACCAGTTTACGCCGTTCAGCCGGAATTTGGGCTGCCAAGCCTTGTAATTCTTGGTCGAGCGCTTGCAGTTGTCCGAGATAAGCCTCGGCATTAGCTGTATACACATCTTTGCCACTAGGATCGATCGCGCTGAGTTGGTCGCGAATTGTCAAGGTATACGACATGACATAGGTTGGGTCGAGCCAAAAGTGCGGGTTGCCCTCTTCGTGAGCGTGCTCATCAGCATGTTCTTCATCAGCGTGTTCTTCGTCGGCGTGTTCTTCCTCAATCACTTCAAAGCCAGCCGATAATTCAACTCGTGGCTGCTCGCTGCCCCCAGCATTTTCAAACAAGGGTTCGAGCCATTCCTCAAGCGCATGACCATTGAAGAACACAATATTGGCATCGGCGATTTTTTGGCTATCGCCAGGCGTAGCTTGATAATCTTCAGGGCCAGCACCCAAGGGAATAATATTATCAACAATCACCCGTTCGCCACCAACTTGCTTGATCACATCGGCCAAAATGCTCATGGTTGTGACGACGCGAATTTGGCTGACTGGCGCGGTGCTAATTGTCGTTGCCGTTGGCATAATTTGATCAGCGGTGGTGGTTTGTTGTTGGCTTTGGCTAACTTGGCTTGGCTGAACTGTGGCAGTGCTTTGGCCACAACCAACCATCAACACCAGCAACAACACTAAACTATATCGACGCATTGAATTGAAATCCTTAGCTAATTGATATTAATCTCAGTATAAAAGAGATAATATCTCAATAAATGGTTTTTTGTCAAAAAAAAGCCCATTGCCTGGAGGGCAATGAGCCGATGGATATCAGCACATCGGTATCATAATACCGCAATAATGCTTAATGTGCTGAGAATTAACATCAAATAGACTGCCAATCGCCAAGTATAGAGGGAAATCGATTGGCTACTAGCTGGAACTTGCAGCATATGGGCTTCCCCCAGCACTAGTGCAAGTGCTCCAACGACACACAACATCACCATAAGTGTGATTTGCATAGGACACCTCCTTGCGGGAACTGCC
This genomic interval carries:
- a CDS encoding S8 family serine peptidase; translation: MAEPILEPIQGMTAIPVSTDAILPEDLDQLYSIVGEYSGQTYSFLHSLDAQLNVRTDWFDSNQQPISYTTFLEQERAAYWASYGNFDQELVAELALKQANDYMPVMLWLSDETANKQSVITTLNSLTSQPYQFTQGQVAPTLYSALRKADLQALQWEPSIDRIYPSRSFDPQPEPLESNAIQSPLIHSALQTEYIPAFWQDENYGGGQKLAVIEPGKVRPLYVDVVASQASCTNYPFDPHATAVANVMASSGVLLGVASSAKIISSCISGDGQLEEALHWADIQGADVTNISLALEGSSQLGGPDRVVDYFIRSRHRLAVVASGNEGGFVATPAKAWNALSVGGFEDMNTIKWSGDEMLDVYSTDMTDHFVSAWQNPSNQAGAWEKPEVTAVGLLEMYGYGANNTEIKSWVGTSVAAPQVVGLVGLLLNVDPTLVSWPEAMKAIIMASSVHNIVGPLSITPNAGDLRDGAGAIVGTLARDIASSRSLSNWTSCTFSCWGVIELTDEQFPVGASIGGKIWAAAGERVRVVVAWPARATAYYHFGMETNLNLSILSPSNQLVTSSNRVNSSVEMVDFIAPVSGSYSINVVNAASPETEHRIGLAALVYNQSLLLEIDNNLFIPIAQAN
- the queG gene encoding tRNA epoxyqueuosine(34) reductase QueG, encoding MTNNLAAAVRAQAAQLGFNLVGITPATPSPTLDAYQAWVEAGMYGEMGYLARPDRQARRQDLNVIVPNVRSLIIVALDYRTQPIPASLLNDPSRGRIAAYAWGIDYHDLMTPRLQELANWLQAQIAEPVQQRVYVDTGAILERSHAQQAGLGFIGKNTMLISPQRGSFFFLGEILTTYEFEAYDQPAPATMCGSCSRCLQACPTQAFPKPHVLDARRCISYLTIEYKGSIPRELRPQMANWIVGCDVCQDVCPWQRFGVQSQESAFFPIDHDRAAPPLVSLLTLDAASFGERYGEAAISRLKRDRLVRNACVAAGNWRDPKILPLLAPLLDDASSLVREHAAWAVGRNFDDSATSLLQQALQTETEPSVHNELLQSLQER
- a CDS encoding DNA methyltransferase; this translates as MADLALNHDQILLGDCRDVLPLLPPASVDLIFADPPYNLQLRGDLLRPNMTHVDAVDDDWDSFRDFAAYDAFTRTWLQACQRVLKDNGTMWVIGSYHNIYRVGTILQDLGFWILNDIVWIKRNPMPNFRGVRLTNAHETLIWCAKLPGQKYTFNYHALRHLNDDKQMRSDWEFPLCTGNERLRINGNKVHSTQKPEALLYRVLLASSNVGDVVLDPFFGTGTTGAVAKRLARHYIGIERDPSYVEAARGRIAAIEPPSSTDALQALPSNKRRIPRIPFGNLLEHGLLHAGQQLWFNRDPNLVATLLADASLRMADGTRGSIHKLGTILTGQPSCNGWEHWFFQASDGTLASIDLLRQEVRRLREQTPSADDLSEL
- a CDS encoding metal ABC transporter permease; amino-acid sequence: MKCTDFWNCLVVPLQFAPTQRALLAAILIGILCSVVGAFVVLQDLSFIGDALAHASFPGVVIASMLGWNIALGGAIFGVATALGVGWITRRSKVSLDTAIGVLFAGMFALGIFLLSRDRGYNKELFGLLLGDILAVRQSDLWTIVGVGGLILVVIAALYKELVLMTFDQTAAAAQGLPVGFLHYLLLSIMAITVVVAIQSIGIVLVVAMLVTPAATASLVVRRFWSMIVWGSVQGLIAATIGIYVSAYIDGVPTGSSIVLAHTAIFLLVLVLAPRKNALAGLFQRKVAD
- a CDS encoding metal ABC transporter ATP-binding protein gives rise to the protein MAAVASQAHIRLQSTTSLAPALEVRQLTIRYDQRTVLSDVSFQAQSSQLIGIIGPNGAGKTSLIKAILGLIPSTGQILVAGQALAKRSRKVAYVPQISAVNWRFPASVRDVVLMGRYGQLGWLRRPKKADYALADAALEQVNMQDFAERSIADLSGGQQQRVFLARALAQEPDVLLLDEPISGVDVPTQEVILHLLRDLSSAGRTLLVTTHHLQHLEHHFDALLCLNQRLIAYGPPTAVMTREVVEATFGRSLVLVPSAERIILDCNHGNCTEKQALTDSNTANNVN
- a CDS encoding metal ABC transporter substrate-binding protein, with product MRRYSLVLLLVLMVGCGQSTATVQPSQVSQSQQQTTTADQIMPTATTISTAPVSQIRVVTTMSILADVIKQVGGERVIVDNIIPLGAGPEDYQATPGDSQKIADANIVFFNGHALEEWLEPLFENAGGSEQPRVELSAGFEVIEEEHADEEHADEEHADEHAHEEGNPHFWLDPTYVMSYTLTIRDQLSAIDPSGKDVYTANAEAYLGQLQALDQELQGLAAQIPAERRKLVTNHDAFPYFAHHYGFEVAGVLLENPEAELSAGDLAALVESVKASGVPAIFSESQFNQKTAQLLADEAGIETIAVLYTDTLGSDTATSYIDMMRYNMNTIVAALK